The DNA region CCACCACGGCCTCGACGATCGGCATGTCGACCCCGCTGCGCCGGGCCAGGTCCAGCACCGACTCGCAGGACTTGACGCCCTCCGCGGTCTGCCGGGTGGCCGCGATGGTCTCGGCCAGCGACATGCCCCGGCCCAGGTTCATCCCGAAGGTGTTGTTGCGCGACAGCGGTGAGGAGCAGGTGGCGACCAGGTCGCCCATCCCGGCCAGCCCCGCGAAGGTGTGCGGGTCCGCGCCCAGCACCTCGCCGAGCCGGGTGGTCTCGGCCAGCCCGCGGGTGATCAGCGTCGCCTTGGTGTTGTCGCCGAGCCCCATGCCGGCCGCCATGCCGACGGCCAGGCCGATCACGTTCTTGACCGCGCCGCCGAGTTCGCAGCCGATCACGTCGGTGTTGGTGTACGGCCGGAAGTACGGCGTGTGGCAGGCCGCCTGGAGCCGCTTGGCGACCGCCTCGTCGGTGCAGGCCACCACGCTGGCGGCGGGCTGCCGGTTGGCGATCTCCTTGGCCAGGTTGGGACCGCTGACCACCGCGACCCGCTCCGGGCCGACCTTGGTGACCTCGTCGATGACCTCGCTCATCCGCTTGGCGGTGCCGAGTTCGATGCCCTTCATCAAGCTCACCAGCACGGTCTGCGGCTCGATCAGCGGCGCCCAGGCGGCCAGGTTGTCGCGCAACGTCTGCGAGGGCACCACGAGCACCGCGAAGTCGGCGCCGGCCAGCGCCTCGGCGGCGTCGGTGGTGGCCCGGACGGAGTCGGGCAGCCGGACGCCCGGCAGGTAGTCCGGGTTCTCGTGGGTGGTGTTGACGGCGTCCACCAGCTCCTGGCGGCGGGCCCACAGCACGACCTCGCAGCCGGCGTCGGCCAGCACCATCGCGAACGCGGTGCCCCAGGAGCCGGTCCCCATCACGGCGCAGCG from Kitasatospora cathayae includes:
- a CDS encoding NAD(P)H-dependent glycerol-3-phosphate dehydrogenase; translation: MGTGSWGTAFAMVLADAGCEVVLWARRQELVDAVNTTHENPDYLPGVRLPDSVRATTDAAEALAGADFAVLVVPSQTLRDNLAAWAPLIEPQTVLVSLMKGIELGTAKRMSEVIDEVTKVGPERVAVVSGPNLAKEIANRQPAASVVACTDEAVAKRLQAACHTPYFRPYTNTDVIGCELGGAVKNVIGLAVGMAAGMGLGDNTKATLITRGLAETTRLGEVLGADPHTFAGLAGMGDLVATCSSPLSRNNTFGMNLGRGMSLAETIAATRQTAEGVKSCESVLDLARRSGVDMPIVEAVVDVVHNGRPTQEALQALMSRSAKAERR